ACCGCTCCACCATGTCGGCGACCTCGGCCTCGAGCGTGATGATCTGCTCGTAGCGGGCCAGCGCGATCTCGATCGCCGGCAGCAGGTCGTTCGGGGTGAACGGCTTCACGACGTAGGCGAGGGCACCTGCCTCGCTCGCGCGCTCCACGAGCTCCTTCTGGCTGAATGCGGTGAGGAGCACGACGGGCGCGATGTGCGCTTTGCTGAGCTTCTCCGCGGCGCTGATGCCGTCGAGGACGGGCATCTTCACGTCCATGATCACGAGGTCGGGCCGAAGCTCGGTGGCCAGCTGTACGGCGGTCTCGCCGTCGCCTGCCTCACCCACCACGTCGAACCCGCTGTCGCGGAGGATCTCGACGATGTCGAGGCGGATCAGCGACTCGTCCTCAGCGACGACGACGCGTCGGGGGGCGGGTGCCGTGGCGGCTGCGCTCAGTTCCTGCTCTGTCACCTGTCCATCCTAGAGCCAGGACCGTGCCTGCTTCTGCGGTATCGTCGATTCGACGTGCGCCGGTGTGGCGGAATGGCAGACGCGACCGACTCAAACTCGGTTGCCCGCGAGGGCGTGTGGGTTCGACTCCCACCACCGGCACGACAACACTCGGAAAACGACGAAGAGCGGATGCCGTCCGGCATCCGCTCTTCGTCGTTCGACCTACTTGGCAGCCTGGTAGATCGGCGCCTTGCCATGCACGGCGTCGCCGATCCGGTGCACCCGGATGTCGTTGGTCGAGCCGATGATTCCGGGAGGCGAGCCGGAGATCACGACGACCTTGTCACCCTCTTCGGCGAGCTTGTTGTTCAGGAAGAACTCGTCCACCTGCACGAACATCAGGTCGGTGTGCTCGACGTGCTCGACGAGGGTCGACTGCACGCCCCAGGTCAGCGCCATCCGGCGTCGGATGGCGGGATCGACGGCGAAGGCCATCATGGGGATGCCGGAGCGCAGACGCGACATCCGGCGCGCGGTGTCGCCGGACTCGGTGAAGATCGCGATGTACTTCGCTTCGACGAACTCGGCGACATCGTGAGCGGCGAGTGTGATGATGCCGCCCTGCGTGCGCGGCTTCGCCGTGAACGGACGAATGCGCTCGAGGCCGTGCTCCTCGGTGGACTCCACGATGCGCGCCATCGTCTCGACGACGACGACGGGGTATTTGCCGACGCTCGTCTCGCCCGAGAGCATGACCGCATCCGCGCCGTCGAGGACGGCGTTGGCGACGTCGCTCGTCTCGGCGCGCGTGGGAACCGGGTTCTCGATCATCGTCTCGAGCATCTGCGTAGCGACGATGACGGGCTTCGCCATGCGGCGGCAGAGCTCGACCGCACGCTTCTGCACGATCGGCACGGCTTCCAGCGGAAGCTCGACACCCAGGTCGCCGCGGGCGACCATGATGCCGTCGAAGGCGTCGATGATCTCTTCGAGGTTGTCGACCGCCTGCGGCTTCTCGATCTTGGCGATGACGGGGACCTTGCGGCCCTCCTCCGCCATGATCTCGTGGACCCGCGTGACGTCGGCGGCGTTGCGCACGAACGACAGCGCGATGATGTCCGCACCGGCCTGGAGGCCCCAGCGCAGGTCGGCCTCGTCCTTCTCGGACAGCGCCGGCACGCTCACGGCCACGCCGGGCAGGTTGATGCCCTTGTTGTTGGAGACAGGACCGGCGACGATGACCTTCGTCGTCACCACGGGGCCGTCGACGCTCTCGACCTGGACGCGCACCTTGCCGTCGTCGATGAGCAAGAAGTCGCCGGGCTTGACGTCCCCGGGAAGCCCCTTGAAGGTCGTGGAGACGAGCTCCTTGGTGCCGGGGACGTCTTCCGCGGTGATCTTGAAGATGTCACCGACGGCGAGTTCGTGCGGGCCGTCGGTGAACTTGCCGAGCCGGATCTTCGGTCCCTGCAGGTCGACGAGGATGGCGACGGCGCGACCGGAGTCGTCGGCGGCCTTGCGGACGTTGGCGAAGCGGACCTCGTGCTCCGCATACGATCCGTGGCTGAGGTTCATGCGGGTCACGTCGACACCGGCGTCGATGATCGCGCGGATCATCTCATACGACTCGGTGGCGGGACCCAGGGTTGCGACGATCTTCGCGCGTCTCACTGACTGACTCTCCGGTCTGTGTTTGGTTGTTCGGGAAGGATTTCCAGCCTACGCGGGCTGGAGGCCGATAGCGATGTCGGTCGGGCGCACGGGCGACGGCAAAGTCGTCCGGCCCATGAGGTACTCGTCCACGGCCGCGGCGGCGGCACGACCCTCGGCGATCGCCCACACGATGAGCGACTGACCGCGGCCCGCGTCACCCGCGACGAAGACGCCCGGGGTGGTCGACTGGTAGTCGTCGCCGCGCTCGACATTGCCGCGGCCCGTGAACACGGTACCGAGCTGGTCCTCGAGGGCGCTGCGCTCCGGGCCGGTGAAACCCATCGCGATGAGTACCAGGTCAGCCGGGATCTCGCGCTCCGTGCCGCTCTTGGGCACGCGACGGCCGTCGGAGGTGTACTCGGTCTCCGCGATCCGCAGCGCACGGACCTCCCCCGCATCGTTCGCGAGGAACTCGACCGTCGAGGCGAGGAACGTCCGCTCGCCGCCTTCTTCGTGCGCGGACTGCATCTCGAACACCGTCGGCATCATCGGCCACGGCTGGTGGTCCGGGCGCTGGGAGGGCGGCTGCTTGCCGATCGCGAGGTTGGTGACGCTGAGCGCCCCCTGGCGGTGCGCCGTGCCGATGCAGTCGGCTCCCGTGTCGCCGCCACCGATCACGATGACGTGCTTGCCTTCCGCGTGGATCTGGTGCGGAACCTGGTCGCCCGCGACCGCCTTGTTGGACTCGACGAGGTACTCCATGGCGAAGTGGACGCCGTCGAGGTCGCGCCCCGGGATGGAGAGGTCGCGAGGGAGCGTGGAGCCCGTGGCGACGACGACCGCGTCGTAGCGCGCCCGCAGGTCGTCCCACGAGATGTCCCGCCCGATCTCGACACCCGCCCGGAAGCGAGTGCCCTCGTCCTGCATCTGACGCAGGCGCGACTCGAGATGGCGCTTCTCCATCTTGAAGTCGGGGATGCCGTAACGCAGCAGCCCGCCGATGCGGTCGTCTCGTTCGTAGACGGCGACCGTGTGGCCGGCGCGGGTGAGCTGCTGCGCGGCGGCGAGCCCCGCGGGACCGGAACCGACGACCGCGACGGTCTTGCCGGTGAGGCGGCCCGGCGGCTCGGCTTCGACCCAGCCGTTCGCGAAGGCCTCGTCGATCGTGCTGACCTCGATCTGCTTGATCGTGACGGCGGGCTGGTTGATCCCGAGCACGCACGAGCTCTCGCAGGGTGCCGGGCACAGCCTGCCGGTGAACTCCGGGAAGTTGTTCGTCGCGTGGAGCCGCTCGATCGCAGCGCGGCCCTCGCCGCGCCACATCAGGTCGTTCCACTCCGGGATGAGGTTGCCCAGCGGACAGCCCTGATGGCAGAACGGCACACCGCAGTCCATGCAGCGTCCGGCCTGGCGTCGGAGCACGGCCGAGTCGCCCGGCTCGTACACCTCTTTCCAGTCCATGATGCGGACGGGAACGGGCCGGCGCGGCGGGAGCTCGCGCTCGGTGGTCTTCAGGAAGCCCTTCGGGTCAGCCACCGGTCACCTCCAGGATGCGGTTCCAGACGACGTCGCCGTCGGGGTCCAGCCCCTCGGCGGCCGCCTCCTGGCGGGTCTGCAGCACCGCGGCGTAATCGCGCGGCAGGACACGGACGAAGTTCGCGATCTCGGCGTCGAAGTCGTCCAACATGCGCGCCGCGAGCGTCGATCCCGTCTCGGCGACATGCTGCTCGAGCAGATCGCGGAGAATCTCGGCATCCCCCGAACCGAGATCGAGGAGCTCGAGCTCGCCGTTCGCGATCGCCTCTCGGTTGACGAGGCTGCGATCGAGCTTGTAGACGTAGGCGGAGCCGCCCGACATACCGGCGCCGAGGTTCCGGCCCGTGGTGCCGAGGATGACCGCCAGGCCTCCGGTCATGTACTCCAAGGCATGGTCGCCCACGCCCTCGACGACGGCGGTCGCGCCGGAGTTGCGAACGAGGAAGCGCTCCCCCACGACGCCGCGCAGGAACATGGTGCCCTGCGTTGCGCCGTAGCCGATGACGTTGCCGGCGATGACGTTCTGAGAAGCGTCGAAGGTCGCCGACTTCG
This genomic window from Candidatus Microbacterium phytovorans contains:
- a CDS encoding glutamate synthase subunit beta, yielding MADPKGFLKTTERELPPRRPVPVRIMDWKEVYEPGDSAVLRRQAGRCMDCGVPFCHQGCPLGNLIPEWNDLMWRGEGRAAIERLHATNNFPEFTGRLCPAPCESSCVLGINQPAVTIKQIEVSTIDEAFANGWVEAEPPGRLTGKTVAVVGSGPAGLAAAQQLTRAGHTVAVYERDDRIGGLLRYGIPDFKMEKRHLESRLRQMQDEGTRFRAGVEIGRDISWDDLRARYDAVVVATGSTLPRDLSIPGRDLDGVHFAMEYLVESNKAVAGDQVPHQIHAEGKHVIVIGGGDTGADCIGTAHRQGALSVTNLAIGKQPPSQRPDHQPWPMMPTVFEMQSAHEEGGERTFLASTVEFLANDAGEVRALRIAETEYTSDGRRVPKSGTEREIPADLVLIAMGFTGPERSALEDQLGTVFTGRGNVERGDDYQSTTPGVFVAGDAGRGQSLIVWAIAEGRAAAAAVDEYLMGRTTLPSPVRPTDIAIGLQPA
- a CDS encoding response regulator, giving the protein MTEQELSAAATAPAPRRVVVAEDESLIRLDIVEILRDSGFDVVGEAGDGETAVQLATELRPDLVIMDVKMPVLDGISAAEKLSKAHIAPVVLLTAFSQKELVERASEAGALAYVVKPFTPNDLLPAIEIALARYEQIITLEAEVADMVERFETRKLVDRAKGLLNEKMGLSEPEAFRWIQKASMDRRLTMQDVAKAIIEQLSPKKG
- the pyk gene encoding pyruvate kinase, with product MRRAKIVATLGPATESYEMIRAIIDAGVDVTRMNLSHGSYAEHEVRFANVRKAADDSGRAVAILVDLQGPKIRLGKFTDGPHELAVGDIFKITAEDVPGTKELVSTTFKGLPGDVKPGDFLLIDDGKVRVQVESVDGPVVTTKVIVAGPVSNNKGINLPGVAVSVPALSEKDEADLRWGLQAGADIIALSFVRNAADVTRVHEIMAEEGRKVPVIAKIEKPQAVDNLEEIIDAFDGIMVARGDLGVELPLEAVPIVQKRAVELCRRMAKPVIVATQMLETMIENPVPTRAETSDVANAVLDGADAVMLSGETSVGKYPVVVVETMARIVESTEEHGLERIRPFTAKPRTQGGIITLAAHDVAEFVEAKYIAIFTESGDTARRMSRLRSGIPMMAFAVDPAIRRRMALTWGVQSTLVEHVEHTDLMFVQVDEFFLNNKLAEEGDKVVVISGSPPGIIGSTNDIRVHRIGDAVHGKAPIYQAAK